A single window of Rubripirellula lacrimiformis DNA harbors:
- a CDS encoding SUMF1/EgtB/PvdO family nonheme iron enzyme, giving the protein MNASSQWLDLDQVEARLCIVTAQQLGMGLDEVQPESRMIEDLNCDSLEMIELIMETEDEFGITIPETPKTPVGKLIFTRQPFRIRDLAEFAFLNQGTGAPVRAGWRKKPIGIVPPPESGFTQLGGRFDTTDFDTSCLHEKLDDASEFPMFRRVIDGMVCIQIPGDTFTLGNDAAGAHDDERPCHRATLSPFLIDIEPVSVTAFCRFLNSVDMQEHDIAMMIALSPNDDRETDLQFQRCEQNWKPRPGTAMQPVVLISWYAADAYSRWANGTDCKNRNGAAKNHGRSYLPTEAQWEYAAAGSFDDQEHLYAGIHQRGKTYESDGLPIPVVHQEYGRSRFGLRHMSGTVWHWCRDWFSPDFYSSGAATQLDPVAEVETGTRSERGGSWVGPIELCRPSYRRGRNPDARGRCLGFRCVGDVPT; this is encoded by the coding sequence ATGAACGCGTCCTCGCAATGGCTGGACTTGGATCAGGTCGAAGCTCGACTCTGTATCGTGACTGCACAGCAACTCGGAATGGGCCTCGATGAAGTGCAGCCGGAAAGCCGCATGATCGAGGATCTGAATTGCGACAGTCTCGAGATGATCGAGCTGATCATGGAGACCGAAGATGAATTCGGCATCACGATTCCCGAAACGCCGAAGACGCCTGTTGGAAAGTTGATCTTCACTCGCCAGCCATTCAGGATTCGCGATCTCGCCGAGTTTGCTTTCTTGAACCAAGGAACTGGGGCACCGGTTCGCGCAGGCTGGCGAAAGAAGCCCATCGGCATTGTGCCGCCGCCCGAGTCCGGCTTCACGCAACTTGGTGGCAGATTCGACACCACCGATTTCGACACGTCTTGCCTGCACGAAAAACTTGACGACGCCAGCGAGTTCCCGATGTTCCGCCGGGTGATCGACGGGATGGTTTGTATTCAGATCCCAGGTGATACCTTCACCCTTGGCAACGATGCCGCAGGTGCTCACGATGACGAGAGACCATGTCATCGGGCAACCTTGTCGCCATTTCTGATCGACATCGAACCTGTCTCGGTGACTGCCTTCTGCCGGTTCCTCAACTCAGTCGACATGCAGGAACACGACATCGCAATGATGATCGCTCTTTCGCCCAATGACGATCGCGAAACCGATTTGCAGTTCCAACGCTGCGAACAGAATTGGAAGCCACGTCCCGGCACAGCGATGCAGCCAGTCGTGTTGATTTCGTGGTACGCCGCAGACGCCTACTCGCGATGGGCGAATGGCACCGACTGTAAAAATCGCAACGGAGCGGCCAAGAATCACGGTCGCAGCTATTTGCCAACCGAAGCACAATGGGAATACGCCGCCGCAGGATCGTTCGATGACCAGGAACATCTTTATGCGGGGATTCACCAACGCGGCAAGACGTACGAATCCGACGGCTTGCCAATTCCGGTGGTACACCAAGAATATGGACGATCGCGATTCGGTCTCAGGCACATGAGCGGCACCGTCTGGCATTGGTGCCGCGATTGGTTCTCGCCGGATTTCTACTCGAGCGGCGCGGCCACCCAGCTCGATCCGGTCGCCGAAGTTGAGACCGGAACGCGAAGTGAACGAGGTGGAAGCTGGGTCGGACCGATTGAATTGTGCCGTCCCAGTTACCGCCGCGGCCGAAACCCTGACGCCCGCGGTCGATGTCTCGGGTTTCGGTGCGTCGGCGATGTTCCAACTTGA
- a CDS encoding nucleotidyltransferase domain-containing protein, whose protein sequence is MKNTPLIYSPGTQVVAQKDVMAANDRIAHPAGAVGVIVRSPVDRTHAYRVKFSDGVEAPIHHDQLVRLADFKSQTIRDADASLASSGLYERVIFRCVIGSRAYGLEDEASDTDRRGVYLPPADLQWSLYGVPEQLENDETQEVFWELQKFIVLALKANPNVLECLYSPIVETTTPLGDELLAIREAFLSKLVFQTYSGYVASQFKKMQTDIRNQGRVKWKHVMHLIRLLLSGTHVLQHGCVSVDVGDHRDRLLTIKRGEMPFDKADRWRKDLQIEFESAFKQTRLPDRPSYDRAIAFLIDARRRAMETDLP, encoded by the coding sequence ATGAAAAACACACCCCTGATCTATTCCCCCGGCACGCAAGTCGTCGCTCAGAAGGACGTCATGGCTGCGAATGACCGGATTGCTCATCCGGCCGGTGCGGTTGGCGTCATCGTTCGCTCGCCCGTGGATCGCACTCATGCCTATCGCGTTAAGTTCAGTGACGGCGTGGAAGCTCCGATCCATCATGACCAGCTCGTTCGGCTTGCTGACTTCAAAAGCCAGACGATCCGCGACGCCGATGCATCGCTGGCCAGTTCCGGTTTGTACGAGCGGGTGATCTTTCGTTGTGTGATCGGTTCGCGGGCGTACGGACTCGAAGACGAAGCATCCGACACGGACCGTCGCGGTGTCTATCTTCCACCCGCGGATCTGCAGTGGTCGCTTTACGGAGTGCCCGAGCAACTCGAGAACGATGAAACGCAGGAGGTTTTTTGGGAACTGCAGAAATTCATCGTGCTGGCGCTCAAGGCGAACCCGAACGTGCTCGAATGCCTCTATTCTCCCATTGTCGAAACGACCACGCCGCTCGGTGACGAATTGCTCGCGATCCGCGAAGCGTTCTTGTCCAAGCTCGTCTTTCAAACCTATTCGGGTTACGTCGCATCGCAGTTCAAAAAGATGCAAACCGACATTCGCAACCAAGGACGCGTGAAATGGAAGCACGTCATGCACCTGATTCGATTGTTGCTATCCGGGACGCACGTGTTGCAACATGGCTGCGTGTCGGTTGACGTCGGCGATCATCGCGATCGGCTGCTGACGATCAAACGCGGCGAAATGCCGTTCGACAAAGCCGATCGCTGGCGGAAAGACCTGCAAATCGAATTTGAATCCGCCTTCAAGCAAACCAGACTCCCCGACCGCCCCAGCTACGACCGCGCCATCGCATTTCTAATTGACGCTCGACGCCGAGCGATGGAAACCGACCTGCCATGA
- a CDS encoding TIGR02452 family protein: protein MALNFANGVEPGGGFLRGATAQEETLCRSSALYATLFGDPMYDFHRDHDPAASSDWAILSPKVPVFRDDAGMEHEKPWPLSFLTCAAPYAPELGRLVAERMLRKRIHRVLQIARTYGYESLVLGAWGCGVFANDPLQTASDFREALESDFHGAFSRVIFAITDWSEQRKFLRPFCDVFSEV, encoded by the coding sequence TTGGCCCTAAACTTTGCAAACGGCGTTGAACCGGGTGGTGGTTTCCTGCGAGGTGCAACTGCCCAAGAAGAGACGCTCTGTCGGTCGAGTGCGTTGTACGCGACGTTGTTTGGCGATCCGATGTATGACTTCCATCGCGATCACGATCCAGCCGCATCGAGTGACTGGGCGATCCTGTCGCCGAAAGTTCCTGTTTTCCGCGATGATGCAGGGATGGAACACGAGAAACCCTGGCCGCTCAGTTTCTTGACGTGCGCAGCGCCGTACGCTCCGGAACTTGGTCGATTGGTTGCAGAGCGGATGCTTCGCAAGCGGATTCATCGAGTATTGCAGATCGCCCGAACCTACGGTTACGAGTCGCTCGTTTTGGGAGCTTGGGGATGCGGTGTGTTCGCAAACGATCCGCTGCAAACAGCATCCGATTTCCGCGAAGCACTCGAAAGTGACTTTCACGGAGCGTTTTCTCGCGTGATCTTTGCGATTACCGATTGGTCGGAGCAGCGAAAGTTCTTACGTCCGTTCTGCGACGTCTTTTCGGAAGTTTGA
- a CDS encoding HTH domain-containing protein → MTHYERAIEIQQRLDVVLGLVAAGQLSTPQIADELGVSTATVSRCIEALRKQGHHIKAEKLDGQWCYRLLERMTNRSTKLTKAGKP, encoded by the coding sequence ATGACTCATTACGAGCGAGCGATTGAGATTCAGCAACGGCTAGACGTTGTTTTGGGATTGGTCGCCGCTGGGCAACTTTCGACACCTCAAATTGCCGATGAACTAGGTGTATCGACTGCGACTGTTTCACGTTGCATCGAAGCTTTGCGAAAGCAGGGACACCACATCAAAGCAGAGAAGCTCGATGGTCAATGGTGCTACCGATTGCTTGAACGCATGACAAACCGATCGACCAAGCTGACAAAGGCAGGGAAGCCATGA
- a CDS encoding serine/threonine protein kinase, translated as MGTVYLSRHQTLNRLCAIKLLPRRSGQQRFDREVQSLAAIDHPGVVTATDAGSHESWRYLVMQYVDGMDLADVLQARPTLPLGVVCRIAADAASAIAAIHSANLIHRDVKPANIMITCEGETKILDFGLAAATTLGIGDDRLTTVGDLVGTVAYAAPEQLAGHPPSVAVDWYALGSSMFRMLTGTITHPHAAQTGLTSLMMAKASTPWEPNEAFEDNLPAEIRDLIAGLLSLNPAERPGDSDAIIKALRHHAEPNLRVLARVTTAGKVNDKSRDPGQASATPTSIRVPPNRGTWKAIAGGFFGGVLSLALAGWLIEVKSSRGTVTVETDQDDAKVKILERPITGLANQQHQGSVLPNALTDISPDKLNAIYKGKTVREHLLRLDSELDIPTLVESLEAVGRVVEPSDVDLVQAMFIPARRYGGWRFGTGSPSGEFMEASQNAYRHLPEQATAEAAVREFTDGTDQSIAMLGANNLIRGFSSRNGVKPETANDLINAVNVYQSARPSLPLDRQFQDQTIQERNIQRFREDLMRLADFKIISADEIMGIRQWLPEIWNRADVFDWMIDEELLLNVDQQVSSAIENNEATQLAKAEFWLAIQKHPWPPTLQKTYVSVADEIGVEIPVVLRFQALLAPFHGPSASELDSLFQYESLSADQRKFAANFIVLYGLPLVQFAANRGLELDVAAISKQPAHATDRGDSWQTPINLANSLFGSSEIWIDRLDEIRAATTLPNSLDALIQCLHNYMSSWEQAPTVILKIAKSDSEWTRIQTINSFGFGGGMGGFAAQKPSTEDEAKAKQIAETLNAYLQKHVR; from the coding sequence ATGGGGACCGTCTATCTTTCGCGTCACCAGACTTTGAATCGGCTATGTGCAATCAAACTATTGCCACGTCGCTCGGGGCAGCAGCGGTTTGATCGCGAAGTTCAGTCGCTTGCCGCCATTGATCACCCAGGTGTCGTTACCGCAACAGACGCGGGCAGCCATGAAAGTTGGCGGTATCTTGTCATGCAGTACGTCGATGGAATGGACTTGGCTGACGTCCTGCAAGCACGACCGACCTTGCCTCTTGGTGTGGTATGTCGGATCGCAGCGGATGCGGCATCCGCGATCGCCGCCATTCACTCAGCCAATCTGATCCATCGCGATGTAAAGCCCGCCAACATCATGATCACGTGCGAAGGCGAGACGAAGATTCTCGATTTTGGTTTGGCTGCCGCCACGACACTTGGCATCGGCGATGACCGGCTGACGACCGTTGGCGATCTTGTCGGGACGGTAGCATACGCAGCGCCCGAACAGCTTGCGGGACATCCCCCTTCCGTCGCGGTGGATTGGTATGCGTTGGGTTCGAGCATGTTCCGAATGCTGACTGGAACGATTACGCATCCCCACGCCGCCCAGACCGGCTTGACTTCTCTGATGATGGCAAAGGCGAGTACACCCTGGGAGCCGAACGAGGCTTTCGAAGACAATTTGCCCGCGGAAATTCGCGACCTGATCGCTGGTTTGTTATCCCTCAATCCTGCCGAACGTCCGGGTGACTCCGATGCGATCATTAAAGCGCTACGTCACCACGCCGAGCCCAATCTTCGAGTGCTCGCGAGAGTGACGACGGCGGGGAAGGTCAACGACAAATCGCGTGATCCTGGGCAAGCATCGGCAACACCGACTTCCATTCGAGTGCCGCCAAACCGAGGCACATGGAAGGCTATTGCCGGCGGATTCTTTGGAGGCGTGCTTTCCTTGGCACTGGCGGGCTGGCTAATCGAAGTGAAAAGCTCCCGCGGCACAGTGACGGTTGAAACGGATCAAGATGACGCCAAGGTGAAAATTCTAGAGCGCCCAATCACGGGATTGGCGAACCAACAACATCAAGGTTCTGTGCTACCGAACGCTTTGACGGATATCTCGCCTGACAAACTGAACGCAATCTACAAAGGCAAAACGGTTCGTGAGCACCTTCTACGCCTGGACAGCGAATTGGACATTCCAACCCTTGTCGAGTCGCTTGAAGCAGTCGGCCGGGTCGTCGAGCCATCCGACGTTGACCTGGTTCAGGCGATGTTCATTCCCGCTCGTCGCTATGGCGGTTGGCGCTTCGGTACCGGTTCGCCATCCGGAGAATTCATGGAGGCGTCTCAAAATGCTTACCGTCATTTGCCTGAACAGGCAACGGCTGAAGCCGCCGTCCGCGAGTTTACCGATGGAACCGATCAGTCGATTGCGATGCTCGGCGCGAACAACCTGATTCGTGGCTTTTCAAGTCGCAACGGAGTAAAGCCAGAGACGGCCAATGATCTCATCAATGCCGTCAACGTTTATCAAAGCGCCCGTCCATCGCTACCTCTGGACAGGCAGTTTCAGGACCAAACCATTCAAGAACGGAATATACAACGCTTCCGCGAGGATCTGATGAGGTTGGCGGATTTCAAGATCATTTCGGCCGACGAAATCATGGGCATCAGGCAGTGGCTGCCGGAAATTTGGAACCGTGCGGACGTTTTTGATTGGATGATCGACGAGGAGTTGCTATTGAATGTCGATCAACAGGTGTCCAGCGCGATCGAGAACAACGAAGCTACTCAACTAGCGAAAGCAGAATTCTGGCTTGCCATTCAAAAACATCCCTGGCCGCCCACACTTCAAAAAACCTACGTTTCCGTCGCCGACGAGATCGGTGTAGAGATTCCTGTGGTATTGCGATTTCAGGCGTTGCTTGCACCGTTTCACGGCCCGTCGGCATCCGAGTTAGATTCGCTTTTTCAATACGAATCGCTCTCAGCTGATCAACGAAAGTTCGCCGCAAACTTCATCGTGCTGTATGGGCTTCCGCTTGTCCAATTTGCTGCCAATCGAGGACTCGAGCTCGATGTGGCAGCCATTTCCAAGCAGCCGGCGCATGCAACCGATCGAGGGGACAGTTGGCAAACGCCGATTAACTTGGCCAACAGTCTCTTTGGCTCAAGCGAAATTTGGATCGATCGATTAGACGAGATTCGCGCAGCAACAACACTGCCGAATTCCTTGGACGCTTTGATTCAGTGTCTTCACAACTATATGTCCAGCTGGGAACAGGCGCCGACGGTCATTCTAAAAATCGCCAAATCTGATTCTGAATGGACGCGAATCCAGACGATAAACTCGTTCGGATTCGGCGGTGGCATGGGCGGATTCGCAGCGCAGAAACCTTCAACGGAAGATGAGGCGAAGGCGAAGCAAATTGCCGAAACGCTCAACGCCTACTTGCAAAAACACGTTCGTTAA
- a CDS encoding RNA polymerase sigma factor, giving the protein MAEPSTSPTLLNLARDGNGEAWTRLVQIYGPLVYRWSRGLGLQPSDASDAMQDTMTSVSKDLSRYDPGVGSGKFRGWLWTITRRRIADLQRRQDGAELLGSRAERLVDESLQQPPTDADSDEVGVLHRAVLTFRPRYDSNTWRAFWMTVIDGRNCEDVAKDLGLTRWAVYKARSRILNRLRQDLDGFF; this is encoded by the coding sequence ATGGCTGAACCATCAACATCGCCGACTCTTTTGAATTTGGCGCGAGACGGGAACGGAGAAGCTTGGACCCGTCTGGTTCAGATCTATGGTCCGCTCGTCTATCGGTGGTCGCGTGGATTGGGACTGCAACCGTCGGATGCGTCTGATGCAATGCAGGACACAATGACGAGCGTGTCGAAAGATCTTTCTCGTTACGATCCTGGGGTCGGCAGCGGAAAATTCCGTGGTTGGTTGTGGACGATTACTCGTCGCAGAATTGCGGATTTGCAGCGGCGTCAAGATGGTGCTGAATTGTTGGGGTCTCGGGCGGAGAGGTTAGTCGACGAGAGCCTGCAACAACCGCCAACCGATGCCGATTCGGACGAGGTTGGCGTTTTACATCGTGCCGTTTTGACTTTCCGGCCGCGATACGATTCGAACACTTGGCGGGCCTTCTGGATGACTGTCATCGACGGGCGAAACTGCGAAGACGTTGCGAAAGACTTGGGATTAACACGTTGGGCAGTCTACAAGGCCAGGTCGCGAATCTTGAACCGTCTCCGTCAGGACCTCGACGGTTTCTTTTGA
- a CDS encoding GNAT family N-acetyltransferase encodes MTQNKVKIRKATARDRDSILAVHVNAFGVGDAEVITKLVDEMLDDASGAPMLSLVAEEHTTLAGHLLFTSAKIEPDDGQVSAMILAPLAVVQNRQRRGMGGRLIRAGLRQLEESGVDLVFVLGYPDYYSRFGFRPAGAQGLQATYPIPPENADAWMVTELTPGMMDNCEGTVRCCKALDNPKYWIQ; translated from the coding sequence ATGACGCAAAACAAAGTGAAAATTCGCAAGGCAACGGCGCGGGATCGCGATTCAATTCTTGCGGTCCACGTGAACGCCTTTGGAGTGGGCGATGCAGAAGTGATCACCAAGCTCGTCGATGAGATGCTCGATGATGCTTCCGGTGCGCCAATGCTGTCGCTGGTCGCTGAAGAGCACACCACACTCGCCGGTCACCTTCTCTTTACCTCCGCGAAAATTGAACCAGATGATGGCCAAGTCAGTGCAATGATTCTCGCACCGCTAGCGGTTGTGCAGAATCGACAACGACGGGGAATGGGCGGGCGTTTGATTCGAGCTGGGTTACGTCAGTTGGAGGAATCTGGCGTCGATCTCGTCTTCGTTCTCGGCTATCCCGACTACTATTCGCGGTTCGGATTCCGGCCCGCAGGTGCCCAGGGGCTCCAAGCAACCTACCCGATCCCACCTGAAAACGCAGATGCTTGGATGGTGACGGAGCTGACGCCCGGAATGATGGACAATTGCGAGGGAACCGTTCGCTGTTGTAAAGCCTTGGACAATCCGAAATACTGGATTCAATAA
- a CDS encoding glycerophosphodiester phosphodiesterase family protein, with the protein MKVISPPPRSGLRGERVRERGKKETTLSDRSLLSIVKSSHPLTWINQNACFATLAIHTQMHPRATEPKSSTVKKRSPTNSRCAPPTILAPAALLFLHLATPGFAEKPTPQDVAFQVSGVDAEATGVQPNTVHIAAHRGGYEKDKSDNAPENSVANIRNCQSKGFGLYETDIQRTKDGRFVIMHDATIDRETTGTGAVCDLDLSDLNKLNKRFRDRTVSEHRVATLDEFLVEGKGRVVFKADLKPGVNQYFKEIMAIVNRHDATVGIIFRVPYRDANLYAEYRADGMPYTRDLLMFMVSSTKQVDDIQKRFDPSRIQVNVNKNDPTNPETLKLIRYATDQGMLVEAHAEGTEQDWQELIRAGVRMFHTNKPTKMKAFLRKVDSRNQSEN; encoded by the coding sequence ATGAAAGTCATCTCGCCCCCGCCGCGCAGCGGTTTGCGGGGGGAGAGAGTTAGAGAGAGGGGGAAGAAAGAAACGACACTTAGTGATCGCTCGTTGCTTAGCATCGTGAAGTCCAGCCACCCGCTCACCTGGATCAACCAGAATGCGTGTTTCGCTACACTTGCCATCCATACGCAAATGCATCCCCGCGCCACTGAACCGAAAAGCAGCACAGTGAAGAAAAGATCTCCCACGAATTCGCGGTGTGCACCTCCTACAATCCTCGCACCAGCGGCATTGCTTTTCCTCCACCTGGCGACTCCCGGCTTCGCCGAAAAGCCGACTCCGCAAGACGTTGCGTTTCAGGTATCGGGAGTTGACGCGGAAGCGACCGGAGTCCAGCCCAACACAGTCCACATTGCAGCGCACCGGGGCGGCTACGAGAAAGACAAGTCCGACAACGCACCCGAAAATTCCGTTGCCAATATTCGCAACTGTCAGAGCAAAGGATTTGGGCTTTACGAGACCGACATTCAACGAACCAAGGACGGTCGTTTCGTGATCATGCACGATGCCACGATCGACCGCGAGACCACGGGCACCGGTGCGGTATGCGATCTCGACCTGTCCGATCTGAACAAGCTCAACAAGAGATTTCGCGATCGCACCGTTTCTGAACATCGCGTTGCCACGTTGGATGAATTCCTGGTCGAGGGAAAAGGCCGCGTTGTTTTCAAGGCAGATTTGAAGCCAGGGGTGAATCAGTACTTCAAAGAGATCATGGCAATCGTCAACCGTCATGACGCGACCGTCGGGATCATTTTTCGCGTGCCCTACCGCGATGCGAATCTCTATGCCGAATACCGAGCCGACGGTATGCCGTACACCCGCGACCTGCTGATGTTTATGGTCTCCAGCACGAAGCAGGTGGACGACATTCAGAAGCGGTTCGATCCTTCACGCATCCAGGTGAACGTGAACAAAAACGATCCCACGAATCCCGAGACCCTGAAATTAATCCGCTACGCAACCGATCAAGGAATGCTGGTCGAGGCCCATGCAGAGGGAACCGAACAAGACTGGCAAGAACTAATTCGTGCCGGCGTTCGGATGTTCCACACCAACAAACCGACCAAGATGAAGGCATTCTTGCGAAAGGTTGATTCGCGAAACCAGAGTGAAAATTGA
- a CDS encoding alpha/beta fold hydrolase: MPADTNTPLILLSGLAADGRILTPQKVRFRWLHCPAWLPPDRDESIDEYAKRLADTLDAGPCIIGGASFGGIVALHLARHVDAQAVILIGSIKSPSQLPVYARCARPFRFLIPFIPIRFLQWLTRPMTAKRFKRFAPFAYGLACQFRDSDPRIFRWSLSRILDWSSDPVVSCPIYHLHGDRDWTLPLRYTDPDRIVAGGGHVISLTHPADVNDFIRHVLYHKDVDNPHDGNASQQIR, from the coding sequence ATGCCAGCCGATACCAATACGCCACTCATTCTGCTCTCCGGACTTGCCGCGGACGGTCGTATCCTCACGCCGCAGAAGGTGCGTTTCCGCTGGCTGCATTGTCCCGCTTGGTTGCCCCCTGACCGCGATGAGTCGATCGACGAATACGCCAAACGGTTAGCGGACACGCTTGATGCCGGTCCTTGCATCATCGGTGGCGCCTCGTTTGGCGGCATCGTTGCACTTCATTTGGCACGGCACGTCGACGCCCAGGCAGTGATTCTGATCGGGAGCATCAAGTCGCCATCTCAACTGCCCGTGTATGCACGCTGTGCTCGCCCATTTCGTTTCTTGATACCCTTCATTCCGATTCGGTTTCTTCAATGGCTGACGCGGCCGATGACCGCCAAAAGATTCAAACGCTTCGCGCCGTTTGCCTACGGTCTTGCTTGTCAGTTTCGCGACTCGGATCCGCGAATCTTCCGGTGGTCTCTGTCGAGGATACTGGACTGGTCTTCGGATCCCGTTGTTTCGTGCCCGATCTACCACTTGCATGGTGATCGCGACTGGACGCTGCCGTTGAGATACACAGACCCGGACAGGATTGTTGCCGGCGGCGGGCACGTCATCTCGCTCACGCACCCAGCCGATGTCAACGATTTCATCCGGCATGTGCTTTACCACAAGGACGTCGACAACCCGCATGACGGCAATGCATCGCAACAGATTCGCTGA
- a CDS encoding AAA family ATPase, producing the protein MNAELLKRIMRAIADGSQDDLEQLAAKVIDRERESGHSRLANQLEGIMSRPRPQTEPASGGGGTSRKLSQLPVSRRHQELLATLVPREELEHHMVLPTEIENRFARIEQEYAARERLGAYGLKNRKTILLYGPPGCGKSLGAKRLAWNTGLPLLKVRFDALLSSYFGESASNLRAVFDSAKEQPCVLLLDECDFIAKSRSNSRDIGEASRIVNSLLQLMEEYDAPGLLVATTNLENSLDDALFRRFDDVFQIPLPGQSEIDALLRATLSAVQCDAKLSWQKAVKNLDGSSAAMAVKSARDAAKAAVLSGVKIVDTQILLAAIDENKRADQQR; encoded by the coding sequence ATGAACGCCGAACTATTGAAACGAATCATGCGGGCAATCGCCGATGGATCGCAAGACGATTTGGAGCAGCTCGCAGCAAAGGTGATCGACCGCGAACGAGAAAGCGGTCACAGTCGCTTGGCGAACCAGCTCGAGGGGATCATGAGTCGGCCTCGTCCGCAAACCGAACCAGCGAGCGGCGGTGGCGGCACGTCTCGAAAGCTGTCGCAGCTTCCGGTAAGCCGTCGTCATCAAGAGCTGTTGGCGACGCTTGTGCCTCGTGAAGAGTTGGAGCATCACATGGTGCTTCCGACGGAAATCGAGAACCGATTCGCAAGAATCGAACAGGAATACGCTGCTCGTGAACGACTAGGCGCTTATGGGCTCAAGAATCGTAAGACGATTCTCCTGTACGGTCCTCCGGGATGTGGGAAGTCTCTCGGTGCAAAGCGGCTTGCGTGGAACACAGGGCTTCCGTTGTTGAAGGTTCGCTTCGATGCATTGCTCTCCTCCTATTTCGGAGAATCGGCCAGCAACCTCCGTGCGGTGTTTGATTCGGCGAAGGAGCAGCCCTGTGTGTTGCTGCTAGATGAGTGCGACTTCATCGCGAAGTCTCGATCAAATTCGCGAGACATTGGCGAAGCATCTCGAATCGTTAATTCATTGCTGCAACTGATGGAGGAATACGATGCTCCGGGTTTGCTGGTCGCGACAACCAACCTAGAAAACTCGCTGGACGACGCATTGTTTCGTCGGTTCGATGATGTCTTTCAAATCCCGCTTCCAGGTCAGAGCGAAATTGATGCTTTGCTTCGCGCCACGCTTTCAGCGGTTCAATGCGATGCTAAACTGTCGTGGCAGAAAGCGGTCAAGAACCTCGATGGATCGTCCGCCGCGATGGCCGTCAAATCGGCCAGAGATGCAGCGAAGGCGGCGGTGTTGAGCGGCGTTAAGATTGTCGACACTCAGATTTTGCTGGCCGCAATTGACGAAAATAAACGAGCTGACCAACAGCGATAG